One Phenylobacterium hankyongense DNA segment encodes these proteins:
- a CDS encoding ABC transporter permease, which translates to MKDMAAVETVIPPAPRDYHGVNWEGFKTLYFREIRRFWKVGAQTLAAPVVTALLYMMVFVVAAQGARPIHGMPYGAFVAPGLVMMQVLNNAFANSSSSLLQAKMNGLMGDFLTPPLTPMEHVAGFGLGAATRGLVVGSVTWLAVLPFAHVGVAHLWAIVFYGVGAALILGFLGIMAGLWAEKFDHMAVVTNFIVMPMTFLSGTFYLVERLPEPFRSFSKFNPFFYLIDGFRYGFIGHAEGSLAIGAAMTLGLVAAFAWICFWMFDTGYKIKT; encoded by the coding sequence ATGAAGGATATGGCCGCCGTCGAAACCGTCATCCCGCCCGCCCCGCGCGACTACCACGGGGTGAACTGGGAGGGCTTCAAGACCCTGTATTTCCGCGAGATCCGGCGGTTCTGGAAGGTGGGCGCGCAGACCCTCGCCGCCCCGGTGGTCACGGCCCTGCTCTACATGATGGTCTTCGTGGTGGCGGCGCAGGGCGCACGCCCGATCCACGGCATGCCCTACGGCGCCTTCGTCGCCCCCGGCCTGGTGATGATGCAGGTGCTCAACAACGCCTTCGCCAACTCCTCGTCCTCCCTGCTGCAGGCGAAGATGAACGGGCTGATGGGCGACTTCCTGACCCCGCCGCTGACGCCGATGGAGCACGTGGCCGGCTTCGGCCTGGGCGCGGCCACCCGCGGCCTGGTGGTCGGTTCGGTCACCTGGCTGGCGGTGCTGCCGTTCGCCCACGTCGGCGTCGCCCACCTGTGGGCCATCGTCTTCTACGGCGTCGGCGCGGCGCTGATCCTGGGCTTCCTCGGCATCATGGCCGGCCTCTGGGCGGAGAAGTTCGACCACATGGCGGTGGTGACCAACTTCATCGTCATGCCGATGACCTTCCTGTCGGGCACCTTCTACCTGGTCGAGCGCCTGCCCGAGCCGTTCCGCTCGTTCAGCAAGTTCAACCCGTTCTTCTATCTGATCGACGGCTTCCGCTACGGCTTCATCGGCCATGCGGAAGGCTCGCTGGCCATCGGCGCGGCGATGACGCTGGGCCTGGTCGCGGCCTTCGCCTGGATCTGCTTCTGGATGTTCGACACGGGCTACAAGATCAAAACCTGA
- a CDS encoding GcrA family cell cycle regulator, with protein sequence MGWTDERVELLKKLWQDGLSASQIAKQLGGVTRNAVIGKVHRLGLSGRATPSKPARTVFKAPRPARPVSAAPSAPRRIAEPVSSLGPQTAPVRYVDETPGTATVLTLGAHMCKWPIGDPSLDNFTFCGRRSGEGPYCHEHSQVAYQPAQTKKRSGPAELARSLRRYI encoded by the coding sequence ATGGGTTGGACGGACGAGCGCGTAGAATTGCTCAAGAAGCTCTGGCAGGACGGCTTGTCCGCCAGCCAGATCGCCAAGCAGCTGGGCGGGGTGACCCGCAACGCCGTGATCGGCAAGGTCCACCGGCTGGGCCTTTCGGGCCGCGCCACGCCGTCGAAGCCGGCCCGCACCGTGTTCAAGGCGCCGCGTCCGGCCCGTCCGGTCTCGGCCGCCCCGTCGGCGCCGCGCCGCATCGCCGAGCCGGTGTCGTCGCTGGGCCCGCAGACGGCCCCCGTGCGCTACGTGGACGAGACCCCCGGCACGGCCACCGTGCTGACGCTCGGCGCCCACATGTGCAAGTGGCCGATCGGCGATCCCTCGCTCGACAACTTCACCTTCTGCGGGCGCCGCTCCGGCGAAGGCCCCTACTGCCACGAACACAGCCAGGTCGCCTACCAGCCGGCGCAGACCAAGAAGCGGTCGGGCCCGGCCGAGCTGGCGCGCTCCCTGCGCCGCTACATCTGA
- a CDS encoding DUF6559 family protein yields MGWLQRIAMHRAAKTYARRLPAEMHRGWGAADFYTPGQVRAAVAHLGLNRRYIVIAYAAFLAEDEFATAASETPVSATYAEARRIFGRYCPRGSGHTYWHVPISNEAAASRYGVGAP; encoded by the coding sequence ATGGGCTGGCTTCAGCGGATAGCGATGCACCGGGCGGCGAAGACTTATGCGCGCCGTCTGCCGGCCGAGATGCATAGAGGGTGGGGCGCTGCGGATTTCTACACGCCGGGACAGGTGCGAGCCGCGGTTGCGCATCTTGGGCTGAACCGCCGCTATATCGTGATCGCCTACGCCGCTTTTCTTGCGGAAGACGAGTTCGCGACCGCGGCGTCGGAGACGCCCGTGTCGGCCACCTATGCCGAGGCGCGGCGGATTTTTGGACGCTACTGCCCTCGTGGCTCGGGGCACACCTATTGGCACGTTCCGATTTCGAACGAGGCGGCGGCCTCGAGGTACGGGGTGGGCGCGCCCTAG
- the xseA gene encoding exodeoxyribonuclease VII large subunit produces the protein MTDVAPESQTTEGNARPYSVSELAFALKRTLEDAYGFVRLRGELSKVTHHSNGHVYLTIKDERAAIDGVVWKGQVRGLSIRPEHGLEVIVTGKITAYPAGSRYQIVIETMEAAGVGALLAQLERLKAKLAGEGLFEPARKRPLPVMPAVIGVITSPTGAVIRDILHRIRDRWPCRVIVWPVVVQGDAAAAQVCAAIDGFNALDGSGPIARPDVLIVARGGGSVEDLWPFNDEALARTAAASAIPLISAVGHETDTTLIDFVSDRRAPTPTAAAEMATPVLAELKAAVADFSARMHRRAARVVEDRRSRVEAADRSLKRVPDLLRLAEQRFDIVSGRLTAGLARNAAVHERELVRVASRLSPLLLQRPQAVQKQRLDGVAARLQPAVERRLERVSERLAALGKLYASVDPERPLQRGFARVSRLDGSIVHAGASLLSGEELSIKFGDKVTRQAVVDGDPAPAAAPKPARAKPKPTPAAQGDLF, from the coding sequence ATGACCGACGTGGCGCCTGAGTCCCAGACAACCGAAGGCAACGCCCGGCCCTACTCCGTCTCGGAGCTGGCGTTCGCGCTCAAGCGGACCCTGGAGGACGCCTACGGCTTCGTCCGGCTGCGCGGCGAGCTGTCCAAGGTCACCCACCACTCCAACGGCCACGTCTACCTGACCATCAAGGACGAGCGCGCCGCCATCGACGGCGTGGTCTGGAAGGGCCAGGTGCGCGGGCTCTCCATCCGGCCCGAGCACGGGCTGGAGGTGATCGTCACCGGCAAGATCACCGCCTACCCGGCCGGCTCGCGCTACCAGATCGTCATCGAGACCATGGAGGCGGCCGGCGTCGGCGCCCTCCTGGCCCAGCTCGAACGCCTGAAGGCCAAGCTCGCCGGCGAGGGCCTGTTCGAACCGGCCCGCAAGCGGCCGCTGCCGGTCATGCCGGCGGTGATCGGGGTGATCACCAGCCCCACCGGCGCGGTGATCCGCGACATCCTGCACCGCATCCGCGACCGCTGGCCGTGCCGGGTGATCGTCTGGCCGGTGGTGGTGCAGGGCGACGCCGCCGCCGCCCAGGTGTGCGCGGCGATCGACGGCTTCAACGCGCTCGACGGCTCGGGGCCCATCGCCCGCCCGGACGTGCTGATCGTGGCGCGCGGCGGAGGCTCGGTGGAGGATCTCTGGCCGTTCAACGACGAGGCCCTGGCCCGCACGGCGGCGGCCTCGGCCATCCCGCTGATCAGCGCCGTGGGCCACGAGACCGACACCACGCTGATCGACTTCGTCTCCGACCGCCGGGCGCCGACGCCCACCGCCGCGGCGGAGATGGCGACCCCGGTGCTGGCCGAGCTGAAGGCCGCGGTGGCCGACTTCTCGGCGCGGATGCACCGCCGCGCCGCGCGGGTGGTGGAGGACCGCCGCAGCCGGGTCGAGGCCGCCGACCGCAGCCTGAAGCGCGTGCCCGACCTGCTGCGCCTGGCCGAGCAGCGGTTCGACATCGTCTCCGGCCGGCTGACCGCGGGCCTGGCCCGGAACGCCGCGGTGCACGAGCGCGAGCTGGTGCGGGTGGCCTCGCGGCTCTCCCCCCTGCTGCTGCAGCGGCCGCAGGCGGTGCAGAAGCAGCGGCTGGACGGCGTCGCCGCGCGCCTGCAACCGGCGGTCGAGCGGCGGCTGGAACGGGTCTCCGAACGGCTGGCGGCGCTCGGCAAGCTCTACGCCTCGGTGGATCCCGAACGGCCGTTGCAGCGCGGCTTCGCCCGCGTCAGCCGTCTCGACGGCTCCATCGTCCATGCGGGCGCGAGCCTGCTCAGCGGGGAGGAGCTGAGCATCAAGTTCGGCGACAAGGTCACCCGCCAGGCGGTGGTGGACGGCGATCCCGCGCCCGCCGCGGCGCCGAAACCCGCCCGCGCCAAGCCGAAACCGACGCCGGCGGCGCAAGGCGACCTGTTCTGA
- a CDS encoding DUF2093 domain-containing protein: MNAHDRDLTGADIAKLHYGDGDFAVLRPGRYVLCAVSGAKIPLEQLRYWSAPLQEAYAGPAEALKRWQDTQES; this comes from the coding sequence ATGAACGCCCACGACCGCGATCTCACCGGCGCCGACATCGCCAAGCTGCACTACGGGGACGGCGACTTCGCCGTGCTCAGACCGGGCCGCTACGTGCTCTGCGCGGTCAGCGGCGCGAAGATCCCGCTGGAACAGCTCCGCTACTGGAGCGCGCCGCTGCAGGAGGCCTACGCCGGCCCCGCCGAGGCGCTGAAACGCTGGCAGGACACCCAGGAATCCTAG